A single genomic interval of Primulina huaijiensis isolate GDHJ02 chromosome 7, ASM1229523v2, whole genome shotgun sequence harbors:
- the LOC140981510 gene encoding 2-methyl-6-phytyl-1,4-hydroquinone methyltransferase, chloroplastic-like, with protein MASSMLHGAQNPVLRTRIAPPKKEALISPKSSVSVSRPVSQPRLIQHKEEAFWFYRFLSIVYDHIINPCHWTDDMRDEALEPADLSDRNLVVVDVGGGTGFTTLGIVKFVDAKNVTILDQSPHQLNKAKEKEPLKECRIMQGDAEDLPFETDYADRYVSAGSIEYWPDPQRGIKEAYRVLKLGGKACLIGPVHPTFWLSRFFADVWMLFPKEEEYIEWFEKAGFTDVKLKRIGPKWYRGVRRHGLIMGCSVTGVKPASGDSPLQLGPKAEDISKPVNPFMFLVRFLVGAIAATYYVLVPIYMWFKDQIIPKGQPI; from the exons ATGGCATCTTCAATGCTCCATGGAGCTCAAAATCCGGTTCTCAGAACAAGGATCGCTCCTCCGAAGAAGGAAGCCCTAATCTCTCCCAAGTCCAGTGTTTCAGTCTCCAGGCCAGTTTCACAGCCCAGACTCATACAACACAAGGAAGAGGCCTTTTGGTTTTATAGGTTTCTGTCAATTGTGTATGACCATATTATAAACCCTTGTCATTGGACTGACGACATGAGGGATGAGGCCTTAGAGCCAGCTGATTTGAGTGATAGAAACTTGGTTGTGGTTGATGTTGGTGGAGGCACGGGTTTCACTACTTTGGGAATAGTTAAGTTTGTGGATGCCAAGAATGTTACAATTCTTGATCAGTCACCCCACCAGCTTAACAAGGCTAAAGAGAAGGAGCCTTTGAAGGAATGTAGGATAATGCAGGGTGATGCCGAGGATCTACCTTTCGAAACGGATTACGCCGATAGATATGTGTCTGCGGGGAG TATTGAGTACTGGCCAGACCCGCAACGTGGGATCAAGGAAGCCTACAGAGTTCTGAAACTTGGGGGAAAGGCATGCCTAATTGGGCCTGTGCATCCAACATTTTGGTTATCTCGCTTCTTTGCAGATGTGTGGATGCTCTTCCCAAAGGAGGAAGAGTACATTGAATGGTTTGAAAAGGCAGGATTCACGGATGTTAAACTGAAGAGAATTGGTCCAAAATGGTATCGTGGGGTTCGCAGACATGGGCTGATCATGGGATGTTCCGTTACGGGTGTTAAACCTGCATCTGGAGACTCTCCTTTGCAG CTTGGTCCCAAGGCAGAAGACATCTCAAAACCAGTAAATCCATTCATGTTTCTTGTGCGGTTCCTTGTTGGTGCTATCGCGGCTACATATTATGTACTGGTGCCGATTTACATGTGGTTCAAAGATCAAATTATTCCAAAAGGCCAGCCTATATAG
- the LOC140980933 gene encoding uncharacterized protein, giving the protein MATGFVPELNMENQMDKQMGCMTGLLQIFDRHQILSGKRLHSTKRLLPPPVVDTVSESVVSAEASPVHSRKSGKPKQQVLPSAERMKQWFPPAELPLKLPKETPRLSLDSRATDDEKGGLHLKEIDSSAAIRPPSNGVAIDTQVYGAHNLIAKLMGLEPMPNSLNTSESEKKPELRRSSSESGVSRGFLHSRFIMESSNFPVKQQNQSHTPIVGHEVLNSASTKNSSINDYNGVNLSPWKAPQHAKSFFDSVDNLPEPKQNVSAQGEIKKRLKMRGIEEPTKDLETLKNILESLKLKGLLHSTKPAERNHHTRHQKFVYDESPIVVMKPSRSSITSPIHRRMENEYPPENGRSPEQQFRRNYSVPVENSPPQIPHRARRPNSLVKPKPLISETQRRANELTDNRRVLPALPPKLHARITGSDPMTNSRPPRSKKATGKDYQKANNSGEDEPASISGSSLSTSTDTERSRTDGRTLLERCDKLLHSIAEMTAAADMQPSPVSVLDSSLYRDGSFTPSPITSKRKIHFKDHYGSMEEETWSTGVSPISEGTSEELDFLYISDIISASNRFPGESDLFLFLEKQQFQKGQDSSKASRLQRKAVFDTITELLKSIRRLPPWKSVHWTTDDDVTRPSLDKVWLEFQRIRDPGYAEDMHDIICGLLKKDFTGDEITGWKDFPTEMSETILDLERLIFKDLIGETLRDLAAFASENRLSRMSPKKVLWK; this is encoded by the exons ATGGCGACTGGGTTCGTTCCTGAGCTGAACATGGAGAACCAGATGGACAAACAGATGGGTTGCATGACGGGTCTTCTTCAGATTTTTGATCGCCACCAGATTTTGTCCGGGAAACGCCTCCATTCCACCAAGCGCCTCCTTCCCCCGCCG GTTGTTGATACAGTTTCGGAGTCGGTGGTATCAGCTGAAGCATCGCCGGTTCATTCGAGGAAGTCGGGAAAACCGAAACAGCAGGTCCTGCCGAGCGCGGAGCGGATGAAACAGTGGTTTCCGCCGGCGGAGTTGCCGCTTAAGCTCCCCAAAGAAACTCCGAGGCTTTCACTTGACAGCAGGGCAACCGACGATGAAAAGGGAGGACTCCATTTGAAGGAGATTGACTCAAGCGCTGCTATTCGGCCGCCGTCGAATGGCGTCGCCATTGATACCCAAGTGTATGGAGCGCATAATCTTATTGCCAAGCTGATGGGCTTGGAGCCAATGCCGAATTCGCTAAATACTTCAGAATCTGAAAAGAAGCCGGAGCTCCGGCGGTCCTCTTCAGAATCAGGAGTTTCCCGAGGTTTCCTACACTCTCGATTCATCATGGAGAGTAGCAATTTCCCCGTCAAACAGCAAAATCAATCGCATACTCCCATTGTCGGTCACGAAGTGCTAAACAGTGCGTCGACGAAGAATTCCTCGATAAATGACTATAATGGCGTTAACTTATCTCCGTGGAAGGCACCTCAGCATGCCAAGAGCTTCTTCGATTCAGTTGACAATTTACCGGAGCCAAAGCAGAATGTTTCAGCTCAGGGAGAGATCAAGAAGAGATTGAAAATGAGAGGTATCGAGGAACCCACTAAAGATTTAGAAACCTTGAAAAATATCCTCGAATCTCTGAAACTCAAGGGACTCTTGCACTCAACGAAGCCGGCGGAGCGAAATCATCATACCCGCCACCAGAAATTCGTATACGACGAGTCGCCTATAGTTGTGATGAAACCTTCTAGATCATCAATAACTTCGCCGATTCACCGGAGAATGGAAAATGAGTATCCGCCGGAAAATGGTAGAAGCCCAGAACAGCAATTTCGTCGGAATTACTCCGTTCCAGTCGAAAACTCCCCTCCACAGATTCCGCATCGTGCCAGGCGGCCAAACTCGCTGGTTAAACCTAAACCTCTGATCTCCGAAACTCAGAGAAGAGCAAACGAGTTAACAGACAACCGCCGTGTCCTTCCGGCTCTCCCCCCGAAGCTCCACGCAAGGATAACCGGGTCGGATCCAATGACCAATTCCCGACCTCCCCGGAGCAAGAAAGCAACTGGTAAAGATTATCAGAAAGCAAACAATTCAGGAGAGGATGAACCTGCCTCCATTTCTGGAAGTAGCTTGAGTACATCCACTGATACAGAG AGGTCAAGAACAGATGGGAGGACTTTGTTGGAGAGATGTGATAAGCTGCTTCACAGCATAGCAGAGATGACTGCCGCAGCAGATATGCAACCAAGCCCAGTTTCTGTTCTTGACTCCTCCTTATACAGGGATGGTTCTTTCACCCCTTCCCCCATCACATCGAAGCGTAAAATTCATTTCAAAG ATCATTATGGGAGTATGGAAGAAGAAACGTGGAGTACTGGGGTCTCACCAATTAGCGAAGGAACCTCCGAGGAGTTGGATTTTCTTTACATCTCGGATATTATAAGTGCATCCAATCGCTTCCCAGGTGAATCGGATCTTTTCCTTTTCCTAGAAAAGCAACAGTTTCAGAAAGGGCAGGACTCATCCAAGGCCTCCAGGCTTCAAAGAAAGGCGGTCTTTGACACAATCACCGAACTTCTTAAATCAATAAGACGACTGCCTCCTTGGAAGAGCGTTCATTGGACAACCGACGACGACGTCACAAGACCTTCCCTTGATAAGGTTTGGTTAGAATTCCAAAGAATTCGTGATCCAGGTTATGCTGAAGATATGCACGACATCATATGTGGCTTGTTGAAGAAAGACTTTACCGGGGACGAGATCACAGGCTGGAAAGATTTCCCGACGGAGATGTCGGAGACAATTTTGGATCTGGAAAGGTTGATTTTCAAGGATTTGATAGGCGAGACGTTACGGGATCTTGCAGCATTTGCATCTGAAAACAGATTGTCAAGGATGAGCCCGAAGAAGGTTTTGTGGAAATGA
- the LOC140981726 gene encoding protein ELC-like, whose protein sequence is MSISFDNSIRYIEDALFCTGPMALSYTDPDQKWIIREHFISIFQDFPSFKPSIGTFTHNDGTEVTLLNANGELCVSKDAPSVPLTIWIHEHYPQRAPMVYVESRNSMYPVYHDHPFVDSSGATTSSYLENWLSYKCDLSDLVRNLIKLFSYNHPFYYSGVHRCVHPSMVSKMEAMDLLKCAIFYDMKAIMAKNEEETMNLSALHAELERRGKVMETGIFELELEKKCLSDRTMELDGGRDRLLNWLKFNDKNNVLDGEIDDIFEGLDKKSNLLIDLGANDLAIEDLMYALDRAVEEGVASFEVYVKQVRILAREQFFCRAKINKIESETKKNRHLLL, encoded by the coding sequence ATGTCCATTTCTTTTGATAACTCAATCAGATACATAGAAGATGCCCTCTTTTGCACTGGCCCTATGGCCTTATCTTACACTGATCCTGATCAAAAATGGATTATTAGAGAACATTTTATTTCTATATTTCAAGATTTCCCTTCTTTTAAGCCCTCTATAGGCACATTTACTCACAACGATGGCACTGAGGTTACTCTTCTCAATGCTAATGGTGAGTTGTGCGTCTCCAAAGATGCCCCTTCTGTCCCTTTAACCATTTGGATACATGAACATTACCCTCAAAGAGCCCCCATGGTCTATGTAGAGTCAAGAAATAGTATGTATCCCGTCTACCATGATCATCCATTCGTCGATTCTTCCGGCGCCACCACCTCTTCTTACCTCGAAAACTGGTTATCCTACAAGTGTGATCTCTCGGACTTGGTACGTAATTTGATCAAACTCTTCTCATACAATCATCCCTTCTATTACTCCGGTGTCCACCGATGCGTTCATCCCTCCATGGTCTCGAAAATGGAGGCCATGGACTTGTTGAAGTGTGCGATTTTCTATGACATGAAGGCGATCATGGCCAAAAATGAGGAGGAAACCATGAACCTATCTGCCCTTCACGCCGAATTGGAGAGAAGGGGTAAGGTTATGGAGACAGGAATATTCGAACTCGAGCTCGAAAAGAAGTGTTTGAGTGATAGAACAATGGAACTGGATGGTGGACGTGATAGGCTTTTGAATTGGTTAAAATTCAATGACAAGAACAATGTTCTCGACGgtgaaattgatgatatattcgAAGGTTTGGACAAAAAGTCTAATCTTTTGATTGATTTAGGTGCGAATGACTTGGCCATTGAGGATTTGATGTATGCGTTGGATAGAGCGGTTGAAGAAGGGGTGGCAAGTTTTGAAGTTTATGTTAAGCAAGTGAGGATCTTGGCTAGGGAGCAATTTTTTTGTAGGgcaaagataaataaaattgagagtgaaacaaagaaaaatagacATTTacttttgtaa